In Kaistella faecalis, a genomic segment contains:
- the rpsI gene encoding 30S ribosomal protein S9, which yields MSIVHKIGRRKTSVARVYVRPGSGVITINKKDSKEYFGTDVLVYKVNQPFLLTETAGQYDVTVNVFGGGITGQAEAIRLGVSRALCEINAEFRLLLKPHGLLTRDARMVERKKPGQKKARKRFQFSKR from the coding sequence ATGTCAATAGTTCATAAAATCGGAAGAAGAAAAACTTCTGTTGCAAGAGTTTATGTGAGACCAGGTTCTGGTGTTATCACTATTAACAAGAAAGATTCTAAGGAATATTTCGGAACTGATGTTTTGGTTTACAAAGTTAATCAGCCATTTTTATTGACAGAAACTGCAGGTCAGTATGACGTGACAGTGAATGTTTTCGGAGGTGGAATTACTGGTCAGGCAGAAGCTATCAGATTAGGAGTTTCCAGAGCATTATGTGAAATCAACGCTGAATTCAGATTATTGCTTAAACCACACGGATTGCTTACAAGAGACGCAAGAATGGTGGAAAGAAAGAAACCAGGTCAGAAGAAAGCAAGAAAGAGATTCCAGTTCTCAAAACGTTAA
- the rpsB gene encoding 30S ribosomal protein S2 → MAKANVKDLLEAGVHFGHMTRKWNPNMAPYIFMEKNGIHIVDLHKTAVKLDEACNALEKITSAGKKVLFVATKKQAKEVVAKYAAELNMPYITERWPGGMLTNFVTIRKAVKKMNHIDKMKKDGTFETLSKKERLQVDRQRANLEKNLGSISDMVRLPSAIFVVDIMKEHIAVTEAKKLGIPVFAIVDTNSDPRKVDFVIPGNDDASKSIDMILSVVSGSIKDGLSQRKADKEKSKEEGEKVSAEADADFDTAAE, encoded by the coding sequence ATGGCAAAAGCAAATGTTAAAGACCTTTTAGAGGCAGGTGTACACTTCGGTCACATGACCAGAAAGTGGAATCCAAATATGGCTCCATACATTTTTATGGAGAAAAACGGTATTCACATTGTAGACTTACATAAAACAGCAGTAAAATTAGACGAGGCTTGTAACGCTTTGGAAAAAATTACTTCTGCAGGCAAAAAAGTTCTTTTCGTAGCTACAAAGAAACAAGCGAAAGAAGTAGTTGCTAAATATGCAGCTGAACTTAATATGCCTTATATTACTGAAAGATGGCCAGGTGGAATGTTAACTAACTTTGTTACCATCCGTAAAGCTGTTAAGAAAATGAACCACATTGATAAAATGAAGAAAGACGGAACTTTCGAAACTTTATCTAAAAAAGAAAGACTTCAGGTTGACCGTCAGCGTGCTAACCTTGAGAAAAACTTAGGTTCAATTTCTGACATGGTTCGTCTTCCTTCAGCAATTTTCGTTGTTGATATTATGAAAGAACACATCGCAGTAACCGAAGCTAAAAAATTGGGTATTCCTGTATTCGCTATCGTTGATACGAACTCAGATCCAAGAAAAGTAGATTTCGTTATTCCAGGAAATGATGATGCTTCTAAATCTATCGATATGATCCTTAGCGTAGTTTCAGGTTCTATCAAAGACGGATTGTCTCAAAGAAAAGCAGATAAAGAAAAATCTAAAGAAGAAGGAGAAAAAGTATCAGCTGAGGCTGATGCAGATTTCGACACTGCTGCAGAATAA
- the rplM gene encoding 50S ribosomal protein L13, which yields MNTLSYKTVSANKATANKEWVVVDAEGQPLGRLASKVAKILRGKHKTNFTPHADCGDNVIVLNAGKVTLSGNKWADKTYIWHTGYPGGQKSMTALELQKKDSLKVLEKSVKGMLPKNRLGSQLFSNLYLYEGTEHKHEAQQPKVININEFK from the coding sequence GTGAATACATTAAGTTACAAAACAGTTTCAGCTAACAAAGCTACCGCTAATAAAGAATGGGTTGTGGTAGACGCTGAAGGACAACCGTTAGGAAGACTAGCTTCTAAGGTTGCAAAGATTTTGAGAGGAAAGCACAAAACGAATTTTACGCCTCACGCAGACTGCGGAGATAACGTAATCGTTTTGAATGCTGGGAAAGTAACCCTTTCCGGGAACAAGTGGGCTGACAAGACTTACATTTGGCATACTGGGTATCCAGGAGGTCAGAAGTCAATGACTGCTCTTGAACTTCAGAAAAAGGATTCTTTAAAAGTATTGGAAAAATCTGTAAAAGGTATGCTTCCAAAAAACAGATTAGGATCTCAGTTATTCAGCAACCTTTATTTATATGAAGGAACTGAACACAAACATGAAGCTCAACAGCCAAAAGTTATTAATATTAACGAATTCAAATAA